A single window of Oxyura jamaicensis isolate SHBP4307 breed ruddy duck chromosome 3, BPBGC_Ojam_1.0, whole genome shotgun sequence DNA harbors:
- the ACP1 gene encoding low molecular weight phosphotyrosine protein phosphatase isoform X2, producing the protein MAAGEVKSVLFVCLGNICRSPIAEAVFRKLVTDEKVENKWMTDSAAVSDWNVGRSPDARALSCLRNHGIETAHKARQITKDDFQTFDYILCMDESNLRDLKRKSNQVKDCKAKIELLGTYDPQKQLIIEDPYYGNEKDFETVYEQCVRCCKAFLEKPH; encoded by the exons ATGGCGGCGGGGGAGGTGAAGTCCGTGCTGTTCGTGTGCCTGG GAAACATCTGTCGCTCTCCAATAGCTGAAGCAGTTTTTAGAAAACTTGTAACTGatgaaaaagttgaaaataag TGGATGACAGACAGTGCTGCCGTTTCAGACTGGAACGTGGGGCGCTCCCCAGATGCAAGGGCTTTAAGCTGTCTAAGAAATCATGGCATTGAGACAGCACATAAAGCACGGCAG ATTACTAAAGATGACTTCCAGACCTTTGATTATATACTTTGCATGGATGAAAGCAATCTAAG agatctgaaaaggaaaagcaaccaAGTTAAAGACTGCAAGGCCAAAATTGAACTACTTGGGACATATGATCCACAGAAACAACTTATTATTGAAGATCCATACTAT gggAATGAAAAGGACTTTGAAACTGTTTACGAGCAGTGTGTTAGATGCTGTAAAGCATTTTTGGAGAAGCCTCATTAA
- the ACP1 gene encoding low molecular weight phosphotyrosine protein phosphatase isoform X1 encodes MAAGEVKSVLFVCLGNICRSPIAEAVFRKLVTDEKVENKWRIDSAATSTYEIGNPPDYRGQTCMKKHGITMNHIARQITKDDFQTFDYILCMDESNLRDLKRKSNQVKDCKAKIELLGTYDPQKQLIIEDPYYGNEKDFETVYEQCVRCCKAFLEKPH; translated from the exons ATGGCGGCGGGGGAGGTGAAGTCCGTGCTGTTCGTGTGCCTGG GAAACATCTGTCGCTCTCCAATAGCTGAAGCAGTTTTTAGAAAACTTGTAACTGatgaaaaagttgaaaataag tggAGGATAGACAGTGCAGCAACATCTACCTATGAAATAGGAAACCCTCCTGACTATCGAGGACAGACTTGCATGAAGAAGCATGGCATTACCATGAATCATATTGCCAGGCAG ATTACTAAAGATGACTTCCAGACCTTTGATTATATACTTTGCATGGATGAAAGCAATCTAAG agatctgaaaaggaaaagcaaccaAGTTAAAGACTGCAAGGCCAAAATTGAACTACTTGGGACATATGATCCACAGAAACAACTTATTATTGAAGATCCATACTAT gggAATGAAAAGGACTTTGAAACTGTTTACGAGCAGTGTGTTAGATGCTGTAAAGCATTTTTGGAGAAGCCTCATTAA
- the ALKAL2 gene encoding ALK and LTK ligand 2 isoform X1, whose protein sequence is MDGIGSLPRRQRIVPFHLLARPSGQAAMSGLRSPGLLGLVLLMLSAGYCKEKSDSADLKDRQSLLNLIMEIIQELKRYHLEKDSGVQYFSKHDYNLDRREVADYGGYQDEQRVEIVPRDLRMKDKFLKHLTGPLYFSPKCSKHFHRLYHNTRDCTIPAYYKRCARLLTRLAVSPMCMEG, encoded by the exons ATGGA CGGAATAGGAAGCCTCCCCCGCCGGCAGCGGATCGTTCCTTTTCATCTGCTCGCTCGCCCTTCGGGTCAGGCTGCGATGAGCGGACTGAGGtctcctgggctgctggggctggtgctctTAATGCTCTCGGCGGGATATTGCAAAGAGAAGAGCGACTCCGCGGATCTGAAGGACAGGCAAAGCCTCTTAAATCTTATCATGGAGATCATTCAGGAACTGAAAAGGTACCACCTGGAGAAGGACAGTGGGGTGCAGTACTTCTCCAAACACGACTATAACTTAGACCGAAGGGAAGTGGCAGACTACGGAGGGTACCAGGATGAGCAGAGAGTTG AAATAGTTCCCAGAGATCTGAGGATGAAAGACAAGTTTTTAAAGCACTTAACAG gtcCACTCTACTTTAGCCCAAAATGTAGTAAACACTTTCATCGGCTTTATCACAATACAAGGGACTGCACCATCCCAGCAT attACAAAAGATGTGCCAGGCTTCTTACTCGGTTGGCAGTAAGCCCAATGTGCATGGAAGGATAA
- the ALKAL2 gene encoding ALK and LTK ligand 2 isoform X2: MSGLRSPGLLGLVLLMLSAGYCKEKSDSADLKDRQSLLNLIMEIIQELKRYHLEKDSGVQYFSKHDYNLDRREVADYGGYQDEQRVEIVPRDLRMKDKFLKHLTGPLYFSPKCSKHFHRLYHNTRDCTIPAYYKRCARLLTRLAVSPMCMEG; this comes from the exons ATGAGCGGACTGAGGtctcctgggctgctggggctggtgctctTAATGCTCTCGGCGGGATATTGCAAAGAGAAGAGCGACTCCGCGGATCTGAAGGACAGGCAAAGCCTCTTAAATCTTATCATGGAGATCATTCAGGAACTGAAAAGGTACCACCTGGAGAAGGACAGTGGGGTGCAGTACTTCTCCAAACACGACTATAACTTAGACCGAAGGGAAGTGGCAGACTACGGAGGGTACCAGGATGAGCAGAGAGTTG AAATAGTTCCCAGAGATCTGAGGATGAAAGACAAGTTTTTAAAGCACTTAACAG gtcCACTCTACTTTAGCCCAAAATGTAGTAAACACTTTCATCGGCTTTATCACAATACAAGGGACTGCACCATCCCAGCAT attACAAAAGATGTGCCAGGCTTCTTACTCGGTTGGCAGTAAGCCCAATGTGCATGGAAGGATAA